The proteins below are encoded in one region of Diorhabda carinulata isolate Delta chromosome 3, icDioCari1.1, whole genome shotgun sequence:
- the LOC130891053 gene encoding kappaPI-actitoxin-Avd3c-like — MFVKFIVFVILFIVTIQSVICKPYIKDNLPIMCHLPEDKGRCRALIPRWRYDPDSKQCKLFNYGGCAGNVNNFVSKEVCIEKCKGT; from the exons ATGTTTgtcaaatttatagtttttgtgATATTGTTCATAGTCACTATACAATCCGTCATTTGTAAACCTTATATAAAAG ACAATTTGCCCATTATGTGTCACCTTCCTGAAGACAAAGGACGTTGTAGGGCGTTAATCCCAAGGTGGCGTTACGATCCCGATTCGAAACAGTGCAAACTATTCAACTACGGTGGATGTGCTGGAAATGTTAACAATTTTGTATCTAAAGAAGTCTGCATAGAAAAATGCAAAG gtaCCTAA